A stretch of the Flavobacterium aquiphilum genome encodes the following:
- a CDS encoding SusC/RagA family TonB-linked outer membrane protein, whose protein sequence is MKNKLTFLFIVAMFAMMYTSGYAQNKVIKGKITDASGLPLPGANVLIKGTQKGTDSDFDGKYSLSVPSGSVLVFSFVGSKTQEITVGQSSEINVVLKEENNALEEVVVVGYGTKKKKDLTGSIVSVDAEDIASRPVVNAVQAMQGKAAGVDVSSNERPGQVGSITIRGARSISASNSPLYVVDGIPMNTRLVTDASTGKISVDPNSGGIDFLNPTDIETIDILKDASATAIYGSRGANGVVIVTTKKGKNGKYTLNYDTSLMTETIHENAPMMTAGEYIDFRRWGRYYSNPSAFPRGDQPTVANDELIFLKSADPSAWANFTKGWSKDASGKDVWDGSKVATTDWTKFVTRTGVTQQHTLSVSGGTEKMKSYGSFGYVNNTGTLLGQSYKRYNGTANVDITPTKWFSMGVSLNTSYSINEYGQSNVGRTAVTSSGGIYATARTNLPYAVPYDSNGNRIDNPGGDSTIRTPVDEHLYSQDQRITMRAFGSLYTQFDLGGISKSLDGLKYRINFGPDLTSYRDGVYLDGKSAIRSGTSFASLAKEQTISYTLDNLIFYNKSIGDHNFGVTLLASQTQYQNEGSSMSANDIKNPENKWNALNPANVTLAGYSSGLTQTGLLSYMGRINYGYADKYLVTASGRYDGASQLAPGNKWAFFPSASLAWVISKEKFLQDVKWVDQLKLRFGYGVTGNAAVPAYATQPPLTGIVYATGSGVVNNTSLGNEDLSWEQTTQFNYGVDFSMFNHRVSGALEYYTSNTNDLLLKSSVPTVLGVKDTYQNVGETEGHGVELTLNTVNITSKDFEWTSSLSGSYQKSKIVSLQNGKFDDINNNLFIGQSQNVIYGFASNGIWKPEDAAEMAKFNANGAGFTFGNARPVDQNGDYKIDANNDRVIIGSKDPKYIAGLTNTFTYKNVEFSFFVYGRMGYKYDTGGENEGAKGSQRSIDYYYENDTNSEYQKPIYSAGTGDSYYPTLGYRDGTFLKMRNISLGYIFDKDLVQKMGLTKLRLYMQANNPFMIYSKVKWTDLDTQTTASNRGFTMGLNVQF, encoded by the coding sequence ATGAAAAACAAATTGACCTTTTTGTTTATTGTGGCAATGTTTGCTATGATGTATACATCAGGCTATGCGCAGAACAAGGTGATCAAAGGAAAAATTACGGATGCTTCCGGTTTACCTTTGCCGGGAGCAAATGTTCTTATTAAGGGAACTCAGAAGGGTACAGACTCAGACTTTGATGGAAAGTATTCTCTTAGTGTTCCTTCAGGATCTGTGCTTGTGTTTAGTTTTGTAGGTTCCAAAACGCAAGAGATAACTGTTGGACAGTCATCAGAAATTAATGTGGTTTTGAAAGAAGAAAATAACGCATTGGAAGAGGTTGTTGTTGTGGGGTATGGAACAAAAAAGAAAAAGGATCTTACTGGGTCAATCGTAAGTGTAGATGCTGAAGATATTGCTTCCAGACCAGTTGTAAATGCCGTACAGGCTATGCAGGGAAAGGCAGCAGGGGTTGATGTTTCGTCCAATGAGCGTCCGGGACAAGTGGGGAGTATTACAATTCGTGGGGCTCGTTCTATTTCTGCTTCCAACTCACCGCTTTATGTAGTTGATGGGATACCAATGAATACCAGACTTGTTACTGATGCTTCTACTGGAAAAATCAGTGTGGATCCAAATTCAGGAGGGATTGATTTCTTGAACCCTACAGATATTGAGACAATTGATATTTTGAAAGATGCTTCGGCTACGGCAATCTATGGTTCTCGTGGAGCTAATGGGGTAGTTATCGTTACAACCAAAAAAGGTAAAAACGGTAAGTACACATTGAATTATGATACTTCGTTAATGACCGAAACAATTCATGAGAATGCTCCAATGATGACGGCAGGGGAGTATATTGATTTCCGTCGTTGGGGAAGATATTACTCTAATCCGTCTGCATTTCCTAGAGGAGATCAGCCAACGGTTGCTAATGATGAATTGATTTTCTTGAAATCTGCGGATCCTTCAGCATGGGCGAACTTTACAAAAGGTTGGAGTAAAGATGCTAGTGGTAAAGATGTATGGGATGGTTCTAAAGTAGCTACTACAGATTGGACTAAATTCGTTACACGTACAGGGGTTACGCAACAACACACCCTAAGTGTTAGTGGGGGTACAGAAAAAATGAAATCTTATGGATCTTTTGGATATGTAAACAATACGGGAACATTACTGGGACAAAGTTATAAACGTTATAATGGTACTGCCAATGTCGATATTACACCTACCAAATGGTTCTCTATGGGGGTAAGTCTTAATACCAGCTATAGTATTAATGAATATGGACAATCTAACGTAGGTAGAACAGCAGTAACTAGTTCGGGAGGAATATATGCAACTGCCCGCACAAATCTACCTTATGCTGTTCCTTATGATAGCAATGGAAACAGAATAGATAACCCAGGAGGGGATTCAACTATTAGAACTCCTGTTGATGAGCATTTGTATTCACAAGATCAACGTATCACTATGCGTGCTTTTGGTAGTTTGTACACTCAGTTTGATTTGGGTGGAATTTCAAAATCTCTTGATGGTTTGAAATACCGAATCAATTTTGGACCAGATTTGACTTCTTACCGTGATGGTGTTTATTTGGATGGTAAGTCAGCTATTCGTTCAGGGACAAGTTTTGCATCTTTGGCTAAAGAACAAACTATTTCATATACGTTGGATAACTTGATTTTCTACAACAAATCAATCGGAGATCATAATTTTGGCGTGACTTTATTGGCGAGCCAGACACAATATCAAAATGAAGGAAGTTCGATGTCTGCCAATGATATCAAGAATCCTGAAAATAAATGGAATGCTCTTAATCCTGCCAATGTAACCCTTGCTGGATATTCTTCCGGTTTAACTCAAACAGGATTGTTATCCTATATGGGAAGGATAAATTATGGTTATGCCGATAAATATTTGGTTACGGCATCAGGACGTTATGATGGGGCATCTCAATTGGCTCCTGGAAATAAATGGGCTTTTTTCCCATCAGCTTCTTTGGCGTGGGTAATCAGCAAAGAAAAGTTCTTACAAGATGTGAAATGGGTTGACCAACTAAAACTTAGATTTGGTTATGGGGTAACCGGAAATGCTGCTGTACCAGCTTATGCTACACAACCACCGTTAACAGGAATTGTTTATGCAACTGGTTCTGGTGTTGTAAATAATACTTCTTTGGGTAATGAAGACTTGAGTTGGGAGCAAACTACTCAGTTTAACTATGGGGTAGATTTCTCTATGTTTAACCATAGAGTTTCAGGAGCATTAGAATATTATACAAGTAATACTAATGATTTGTTGTTGAAAAGTAGTGTTCCTACAGTTCTTGGGGTTAAAGACACTTATCAAAACGTAGGGGAAACTGAAGGACATGGGGTTGAGCTTACTTTGAATACTGTGAACATTACATCAAAAGATTTTGAGTGGACTTCAAGTCTTAGTGGTTCATACCAAAAAAGCAAAATTGTTTCCTTGCAAAACGGTAAGTTTGATGATATCAACAACAATTTATTCATTGGGCAATCTCAAAACGTGATTTACGGTTTTGCTTCAAACGGAATTTGGAAACCTGAAGATGCTGCCGAAATGGCAAAATTCAATGCCAACGGTGCTGGTTTTACTTTTGGTAATGCAAGACCAGTAGATCAAAATGGTGATTATAAAATTGACGCTAATAATGACCGTGTTATAATTGGAAGTAAAGACCCAAAATACATTGCGGGATTGACCAATACTTTTACTTATAAAAATGTTGAGTTTTCATTCTTTGTATATGGTCGTATGGGTTACAAATATGATACAGGAGGTGAAAATGAAGGAGCAAAAGGTAGCCAAAGATCTATCGATTATTATTATGAGAATGATACCAATTCAGAATATCAAAAACCAATTTATTCTGCTGGTACTGGAGATTCTTATTATCCTACTTTGGGCTATCGTGATGGGACATTCTTAAAAATGAGAAATATTTCTTTGGGTTATATTTTCGATAAAGATCTTGTTCAAAAGATGGGACTAACAAAATTGAGATTGTATATGCAGGCAAATAATCCATTCATGATTTATTCTAAAGTGAAATGGACTGATTTGGACACGCAAACGACGGCTTCAAACAGAGGATTTACAATGGGGTTAAATGTCCAATTCTAA
- a CDS encoding RagB/SusD family nutrient uptake outer membrane protein: MKNYKKPYINMLLLAVMALGSSSCNQDFLEENLTTAYSKDYYKTEAGIQALAVGTYYQTFAAEFATEVPLTATESGTDEFHAGGDPSNWIWNSYGAGFKAFVTVSNSNTVAANTNWDNLYIGIGNANELIEAATNINSTNDAIKKTALGEGYFLRAFNYLKLVSQYGAVPLKLKTSSTVELEFTRAAPQAVFDQIIADFKQAYNLLSNTGSPAKITKDAAAHYLAKAYLARASEINDSWNSTTKLADLQQVVSLADEVISRHPLAANYDNLWSYTAADGANEKLPELILSGQFNASTLTTGGNQQHLYFLSTYDQLAQMKRNLAGGRPFSRLAPTYFVYDVFDKVNDSRFWKSFQTKSIVNNQSGTYYKNGDLGIMYVVNTATDTRFAKTKNTDAIIYSKTGKTIPSVYVAYAADKVGLMADVRFPSLSKYMDGNRIDLSSTKGSRDITLARSAETYLMAAEAKIRLAKLGSASYSDALTYINAVRTRAAYKSGENRAAYADGSAAYTTTGQAGIPISYIPENSYYESTNIPVVTTATNLTIGNINALPAEDQAVITKLGYSSDYDRMLCLVLNERTRELCGEFHRWEDLSRTKTLVARAKAYNIEAAANVQDFHNLRPIPQTFLDGVYSNGRPLTASEKQAMQNPGY, from the coding sequence ATGAAAAATTATAAAAAACCATATATCAATATGTTGCTTTTAGCTGTAATGGCTCTAGGTAGCTCATCTTGTAACCAGGATTTTCTTGAGGAGAATTTGACAACAGCCTATAGTAAAGACTATTATAAAACTGAAGCAGGGATACAGGCTTTGGCTGTAGGGACATATTATCAGACATTTGCGGCAGAATTTGCTACAGAAGTACCACTTACCGCAACAGAATCAGGAACAGATGAATTTCATGCGGGAGGTGACCCTTCGAACTGGATTTGGAATTCGTATGGTGCAGGATTTAAGGCTTTTGTGACGGTTTCAAATTCAAATACAGTTGCAGCTAATACAAATTGGGATAACTTATACATTGGAATAGGTAATGCCAATGAATTAATTGAAGCGGCCACAAATATTAATTCAACAAACGATGCGATCAAGAAAACAGCATTGGGAGAGGGTTACTTTTTGAGAGCTTTTAATTATTTAAAACTGGTGAGTCAATACGGTGCCGTGCCTTTGAAATTGAAAACCAGTTCTACAGTAGAATTGGAATTTACTAGAGCGGCTCCTCAAGCGGTTTTTGATCAGATAATTGCCGATTTTAAGCAAGCCTATAATTTGTTAAGCAATACTGGATCTCCTGCTAAAATAACAAAAGATGCCGCAGCGCATTATTTGGCAAAAGCTTATTTAGCTCGTGCTAGTGAAATCAATGACAGTTGGAACTCAACTACAAAATTGGCTGATTTACAACAAGTAGTTTCTTTGGCAGATGAGGTTATTTCTCGCCACCCATTGGCAGCAAACTACGATAATCTTTGGAGTTATACAGCTGCCGATGGTGCAAACGAAAAATTGCCTGAGTTGATTTTGTCAGGTCAATTTAATGCCAGTACGTTGACGACAGGAGGAAATCAACAACATTTGTATTTCCTTTCAACATACGATCAGTTAGCGCAAATGAAACGTAACCTTGCAGGAGGAAGACCATTTAGCCGTTTGGCTCCAACTTATTTTGTTTATGATGTTTTCGATAAAGTGAACGATTCTCGTTTTTGGAAAAGTTTCCAAACCAAAAGCATTGTTAACAACCAATCAGGGACATATTATAAAAATGGGGATTTGGGTATAATGTATGTTGTGAATACAGCTACAGACACTCGTTTTGCAAAAACAAAAAATACAGATGCAATTATCTATTCTAAAACAGGAAAAACGATTCCTAGCGTGTATGTGGCTTATGCGGCAGACAAAGTTGGTTTAATGGCTGATGTGAGATTCCCGTCTTTGAGCAAATATATGGATGGTAACAGAATCGATTTGAGTAGCACAAAAGGATCACGGGACATTACATTGGCACGTTCTGCCGAGACTTATCTAATGGCTGCAGAAGCAAAAATACGTTTGGCAAAATTAGGATCGGCTTCATACAGCGATGCATTAACTTATATTAATGCAGTTCGTACTCGTGCTGCATATAAGTCAGGTGAAAACCGTGCTGCTTATGCTGATGGATCTGCGGCATATACTACAACGGGACAAGCTGGAATTCCAATTTCATATATCCCTGAAAACTCCTATTATGAATCAACTAATATTCCTGTGGTAACTACAGCAACTAATTTGACTATTGGTAATATCAATGCATTACCGGCAGAAGATCAAGCAGTAATCACAAAATTGGGTTACTCCAGTGATTATGACAGAATGTTGTGTTTGGTATTAAATGAGCGTACCAGAGAACTTTGTGGTGAGTTCCACCGTTGGGAGGACTTGAGTAGAACCAAAACTTTGGTTGCACGAGCAAAAGCTTATAATATTGAAGCTGCAGCAAATGTTCAAGATTTTCACAACTTGCGCCCGATTCCTCAAACTTTCCTTGATGGAGTTTATTCAAATGGAAGACCGTTGACTGCTTCTGAAAAACAAGCAATGCAGAATCCTGGTTATTAA
- a CDS encoding glycoside hydrolase family 88/105 protein, with protein sequence MKKIVLFFALCFSSISSITAQEAFDKKLILKQMMLANDYFMQKWPDVGKTIVTNKERPSHIWTRGVYYEGLMALHEIFPKETYYDYAYSWAEFHKWGFNGGNTTRNADNYCAAQTYIDLYNLEPDSKKLKNTRANINMLLNTAQLDDWSWIDAIQMGMPVFAKMGVIEKDDRYFEKMYQMYMYSRNKHGDHGLFNPKDGLWWRDADFDPPYKEPNGQDCYWSRGNGWVIAALAKVLTIIPKNAPHREQYVNDLKAMAAALKPIQRADGFWNVSLHDPTNFGEKETSGTALFIYGMAYGVNSGILKKETYLPVIQKAWNAVTKESLHDNGFLGYLQSTGKEPKDGQPLSYDKIPDFEDYGLGCFLLAGSEVYKIK encoded by the coding sequence ATGAAAAAAATAGTATTGTTTTTCGCCTTATGTTTTTCATCAATAAGCTCGATTACAGCTCAGGAAGCATTTGATAAAAAATTAATTTTAAAACAAATGATGCTTGCCAATGATTATTTTATGCAAAAATGGCCTGATGTAGGCAAAACCATTGTTACCAATAAAGAGCGTCCTAGCCATATCTGGACTCGTGGTGTTTATTATGAAGGATTGATGGCTTTGCATGAAATTTTCCCAAAAGAGACTTATTATGATTATGCCTATTCCTGGGCTGAATTCCACAAATGGGGCTTTAACGGAGGAAATACTACCCGAAATGCCGATAATTATTGTGCTGCTCAAACCTATATTGATTTATACAATTTAGAACCGGATTCAAAAAAATTAAAAAATACAAGAGCAAACATCAATATGCTTTTGAATACTGCTCAACTCGATGACTGGTCTTGGATTGATGCTATACAAATGGGAATGCCTGTTTTTGCAAAAATGGGGGTGATCGAAAAAGACGATCGTTATTTCGAAAAAATGTACCAAATGTACATGTATTCAAGAAACAAACATGGTGATCACGGTCTTTTCAACCCAAAAGACGGACTATGGTGGCGTGATGCCGATTTTGATCCTCCGTATAAAGAACCAAACGGACAAGATTGCTATTGGAGCCGTGGGAATGGTTGGGTAATTGCAGCTTTGGCAAAAGTCCTGACCATAATTCCAAAAAATGCACCTCACAGAGAACAATATGTAAACGATTTGAAAGCAATGGCTGCGGCATTGAAACCAATTCAAAGAGCCGATGGATTCTGGAATGTGAGTTTGCATGACCCAACAAATTTTGGCGAAAAAGAAACATCTGGTACAGCTTTATTCATTTACGGAATGGCTTATGGTGTAAACAGCGGAATTTTGAAAAAAGAAACCTATTTACCTGTTATCCAAAAAGCTTGGAATGCTGTCACAAAAGAAAGCTTACATGACAATGGATTCTTAGGCTATTTGCAATCAACAGGAAAAGAACCAAAAGACGGACAACCATTATCTTATGACAAAATCCCTGATTTTGAAGATTACGGATTGGGATGCTTTTTATTGGCAGGTTCTGAGGTTTATAAAATTAAATAA
- a CDS encoding glycosyl hydrolase, producing MRTKLQYCFLAFLLAFTISCSLSTLAQETSNSPWPKSTNINQPWARWWWMGSAVDKPNLKKSLLDFHKAGIGGVEITPIYGVKGEENNFIDYLSPKWMEMLDYTIKVSDSLHMQVDMVLGTGWPYGGAHVTLPHAATKLIVEKYQVKKNETIDKKIALDSTKEKVPATLLYVVAYGSNGTYANLTDQVVNQKEKPNQLKWKAKKTDYTIYAVFSGKTGQQVKRAAPGGKGYTLDHYSEEALNEYVVPFDKAFKGREGKIRAIFNDSYEVYGTDFTPNFFEEFKTRRGYDLKEQLPALLDETDNITSNRIRSDYRQTLSDLLLNKFDKPWTNWANAKNFKTKLQAHGSPGNLIDLYASADIPECETFGSMPFDIPGFRREKEDIREGDADPVMLKFSSSAAHISGKNLVSSETFTWLREHFKTALSQCKPEAEDLMLNGINHIFLHGSTYSPTRAAWPGWKFYASVNFNANNSIWEDAPSLFSYIANCQSMLQQGKSDNETLLYWPIFDTWDKNLKGTLFFQFKIHSLSEWLYETSFYDTTKSLIKKGYGVDFISDNFIAQAKVVDGKISLPGGTFKSLIVPACKKMPLATLQKLIDLQKAGAIIIFEGLPESVPGFYDYKNQEQQLKALLEANKETVKPVTDIFKALENVQVFPETLVELGLKYTRRIVDGEKLYYLVNHSSKTVEGFIPLQIGNKEVVIFDPLTKDFGNAIVNKNDKTTLVKLRIEPGQSFFLKTENTASQKRWNYYETAADGVALNGKWQINFDKGGPQLPPSATVSNLESWTKLGPEAEAFSGSATYTLQFDNPNAKIDNWYLNLGDVRESAKVWLNDNFIGTAWSVPFKLQTGKLKPGKNILKIQVTNLSANRVRDMELKGQEWKIFYEINMVDKDYKKFDATKWSPMPSGLLGPVSLTPLKKEN from the coding sequence ATGAGAACTAAACTTCAGTATTGCTTTTTAGCATTCCTATTAGCATTCACAATCTCTTGTTCTTTGAGCACTTTGGCCCAAGAGACAAGTAATTCTCCTTGGCCAAAATCAACTAATATTAATCAGCCTTGGGCTCGTTGGTGGTGGATGGGAAGCGCAGTGGACAAACCTAATTTAAAAAAAAGTCTCTTGGATTTTCACAAAGCCGGAATTGGTGGAGTTGAAATAACTCCTATATATGGTGTAAAAGGCGAAGAAAATAATTTCATCGACTACCTATCACCTAAATGGATGGAAATGCTCGATTACACTATTAAGGTATCCGACAGCCTTCATATGCAGGTCGATATGGTTCTTGGAACAGGATGGCCTTATGGAGGTGCCCATGTAACACTTCCTCATGCTGCAACAAAGCTAATTGTGGAAAAATATCAAGTAAAAAAGAATGAAACAATCGATAAAAAAATAGCACTTGACAGTACAAAAGAAAAAGTACCCGCTACACTTTTATATGTGGTTGCTTATGGTAGTAACGGTACTTATGCTAATTTAACCGATCAGGTTGTAAACCAAAAGGAAAAACCCAATCAACTGAAATGGAAAGCAAAAAAAACCGACTATACTATTTATGCCGTTTTTAGCGGTAAGACAGGCCAGCAAGTCAAAAGAGCTGCCCCGGGTGGCAAAGGATATACTTTGGATCATTATTCCGAAGAAGCGCTCAATGAATATGTTGTTCCGTTTGACAAAGCTTTCAAAGGGCGCGAAGGCAAAATTCGCGCTATATTCAATGACAGTTACGAAGTTTACGGAACTGATTTTACACCAAATTTTTTCGAAGAATTCAAGACCAGAAGAGGTTATGATTTGAAAGAGCAATTACCTGCTCTGCTTGATGAAACAGACAATATAACCAGTAACAGAATTCGAAGCGATTACCGCCAAACATTGTCGGATTTATTGCTAAACAAATTTGACAAACCTTGGACTAATTGGGCGAATGCCAAAAACTTCAAAACCAAACTTCAAGCTCACGGTTCGCCAGGAAACTTAATTGATTTATACGCTTCGGCTGATATTCCTGAGTGTGAAACTTTTGGCTCTATGCCTTTTGATATTCCGGGCTTTAGACGTGAAAAAGAAGATATCCGCGAGGGAGATGCTGATCCTGTAATGCTCAAATTCTCTTCTTCGGCGGCACATATTTCAGGGAAAAATCTGGTTTCATCCGAGACTTTTACATGGTTAAGAGAGCACTTTAAAACAGCGTTATCACAATGCAAACCCGAAGCCGAAGATTTAATGCTTAACGGAATCAATCATATATTCCTTCACGGTTCGACTTATTCTCCAACAAGAGCTGCGTGGCCGGGATGGAAATTTTATGCATCTGTAAACTTTAACGCTAATAACAGCATTTGGGAAGATGCACCTTCCCTATTTTCCTATATTGCGAACTGCCAATCGATGTTGCAACAAGGAAAATCAGACAACGAAACATTGCTCTACTGGCCTATTTTTGATACTTGGGACAAAAATCTTAAAGGAACTTTATTTTTCCAATTTAAAATACATTCCTTATCCGAATGGTTATACGAGACTTCGTTTTATGACACAACCAAAAGTTTAATCAAAAAAGGATATGGAGTCGATTTTATTTCGGACAACTTTATTGCCCAAGCCAAAGTTGTTGACGGAAAAATTAGTCTGCCAGGAGGAACTTTCAAATCCTTAATTGTTCCGGCTTGCAAAAAAATGCCTTTAGCAACTTTGCAAAAACTTATCGATTTACAAAAAGCCGGAGCAATCATTATATTTGAAGGATTACCAGAGTCTGTTCCTGGATTTTATGATTATAAAAATCAGGAGCAACAACTTAAAGCTCTTTTAGAAGCAAACAAAGAAACTGTAAAACCGGTTACAGATATTTTTAAAGCTTTAGAAAATGTTCAGGTCTTCCCTGAAACACTTGTAGAATTAGGCCTCAAATACACTCGCCGAATTGTTGACGGTGAAAAATTATATTATCTCGTAAATCATTCATCTAAAACAGTAGAAGGATTTATTCCGTTGCAAATTGGTAATAAAGAAGTGGTGATTTTCGATCCTTTGACAAAAGATTTTGGCAATGCTATCGTAAACAAAAATGACAAAACTACATTGGTTAAACTTAGAATTGAACCAGGACAATCCTTTTTCCTAAAAACAGAAAATACCGCTTCGCAAAAAAGATGGAACTACTATGAAACCGCTGCTGATGGCGTTGCTTTGAACGGAAAATGGCAAATTAATTTCGATAAAGGTGGCCCACAATTACCTCCAAGCGCAACAGTTTCTAACTTAGAATCTTGGACAAAATTAGGTCCTGAAGCCGAAGCTTTCTCTGGATCAGCGACCTATACTTTACAATTTGACAATCCGAATGCCAAAATTGACAATTGGTACTTAAATTTGGGTGATGTTCGCGAAAGTGCAAAAGTTTGGTTAAACGATAATTTTATTGGTACAGCTTGGTCTGTTCCGTTCAAATTGCAGACTGGGAAATTAAAACCCGGTAAAAACATTTTGAAAATTCAGGTTACTAACCTATCTGCCAACAGAGTTAGGGATATGGAACTGAAAGGTCAGGAATGGAAGATTTTTTACGAAATCAATATGGTCGATAAAGATTATAAAAAGTTTGATGCTACAAAATGGAGTCCAATGCCTTCAGGATTACTAGGGCCTGTTAGCCTTACACCGTTAAAAAAAGAAAATTAA